Genomic segment of Populus trichocarpa isolate Nisqually-1 chromosome 12, P.trichocarpa_v4.1, whole genome shotgun sequence:
tagttttttttttatatacttataacataatttatgaacaactaattaatattaattactacttttatttaatttcaggtttacaaacattgaggctgcaaggactataacattggcgtttaaatcgtcgatggagattccattgtttcaatggagccaggtttccaaacatcctgagtggaaacctaatatcgatgcatggtttaagcgatttcaggtcggtgttaatttttaatttccagcttatttttaataaatgatttttataattttatatcttgtactatttttattttatatgaattatttatatacacagaacaaatttgagtgggatagggcggacaacaatgttgtgaggagggtatgggagaatcacgcggcaactaggtaacatcaaaaataatatttatttttgttttataatttaatgttttaaattctaatttgttactatggaagtaggttgcgtgatttttggtatgacacccaaaaaaaatcaaaaaaacatgcgagggataacggtcttgaaggatggaatgaggtggcggtttggcaggaattcaaaccgccattcatctcgagggaaatatggacggcatatattgagcacgtgacctcagagcggttctcacggcgctcacagtctggcgccgacaaccggaaccggcaaatttatggttcggtgaccacgcacactggcggatccgtcccattcagcgcacatgcaaagcggatggtaagattaattttattgaaatatatcgataattaatttgtcgttccttataatatatttaactttcaacctattttttccttacaggctgcgtctcttggacgtgaaccgagtccaatggagctgtttctagagacgcatgtgcggagtcaagaccgccaaaaaggggtgcagcagttcgtggacaaccgtgctcagcacttcgtggtatgttcgttcattcattttattttgtaagttattattttcttgaattgcatcttgaattgcatttgatgatttttttaccgatggaattttcaggagacctataatagccggttgagggagagatatggggacaatccgtcgacccatccagatttcgatccagatttgtggatggaggcgggatcgtctggtggacccgataaaaacagggtctacgggctctccaacactacggctgacaacttgcgttcgactcgtagtgtctcaactgttggaagctctccatcagtatcgaacacccagtctgaggagttcattgcgttgaaacaacaatatcaacaactctcgacgaattatgatgagctccgtcaaatagtcatggagatgagatcaaagatgggtgacgatacttgtgcagcttctttttggccgtttggtcccgggaacaaccatcctcctcctcctcctccagctccgccgctattctagtttaattttgttttttaaacacattaaacttgtaatgaatattattacttttacattttttatgtttaatgcatttttatttgtttattaatgttttttacaattaataaattattttttttatatatttcaaatatttaccgacggatataccgacggaaaatatccgtcggtatttaacagagagttggcgaacaattaccatccatgccatcgttaccgacggcatcaccgacggataatatccgtcggtgattaacgACGGCCATACCGACGgctaatatccgtcggtattagacagagagttgcaacaaaattacaagtcatgccataaataccgacggaaaccccgtcggtgatgccgtcggtaattacccttaaaagtaTCGATGGATtggccgtcggtaatgttcccgcgaggaattttttttggcgcgcgtatccgtctgtattaccgtcggtgtgtccgtcggtgaatggttttttttatttgcgacagaattagcgacggaaatgggatttaccgacgactgttttaccgacggacgtgatccgtcggtgaatccgtcggtattgttttcaccgacggagttcattgctatcaccgacggaattaatccgtcggtaaaactggataatgttgtagtgtGTTATTGAGACATTTTTCCATGTTGGAACAACCTAGctatttatgattgttattatcATGTACGGATATTCTTACATAAACCTTCAGAATATCTTTTATATGGAAAATCTATTTAgttgttgttatatatatatatatatatataaactaaagtgGAAACGGAAGAAGTCATTGTGGCTATGgaattattttactattcacTGTAAAAaggtattttcatctttttatactACACATTAATCATTATAAGTTTGTTTGGttgtattttcatcttttctagattttaatgataaaataaccccaaacaaaaaaaactaacattatCGAGTAGGGGTATGTAAGTCTTTTCCTTTAttatatacaattaaattacaaatatgCCCTTGGGGCAAAAGAAATAATCTATAGAATTAAAGGCGTTTGGTTCTTTTTatctcgggtttttttttcaattgttggTTTGATCAAGgataataatatcatttcacatttaattaatattactttaattaaaaaagtcgTTGGTGCATGTTGTGCAAGCACCATCACATGGGAGGTGCCTTCCATTGGTGAAGAATATTCTTTCATTGTCTCATTTGATtctttttcatgtctttttccttctttagtGGGATATATGTGTTTATCTCCAGTGAgccttcctttctttcttcatttctctctcctaccctaaaaaataaaatctagttCTCAATGTTATTGGTgtttcaaatttagtccttctagttttgattttttattttggtcaattttccctttgttaaagttttatttatcttcaattctaatttttcatacataatgtttttcaatttgatcattgttttgatttttttttctcttttatcaaagtttttatgtatttcaatttcatctatcatatcaagtttatgatttttttttttagtttaacgtgggtgtccaagccaacttgcgcgtacctcgactaatcccacgggccttgaagttaacgaccatgtaagcctccagtggctatcatataagcaaccacagggctcgaacctaagaccacagagggagcaaacctcttggtcccaagctcttacaactaggtcaccacctagatggttatgatttttttttttaatagtagtggtggtggtggtgatagtggtgataataatagtaatagtgataataatgttaatagatgatgatgatgatgatgatgataccgccaataatagtaataataattgttctaataataataataataataattaccattaGCATTACTacaactactactactactatatatagtaatagtaataataacaatgatagtAATAAGAGTGATAATTCATCTTTCACTGTTAGATTTGTTAGGGattgaatttcattatttttccatGTATGGTGGTTCTTGTCTAATGACCTGGTTGCGGTTTGAAAAGTTGATGTGGCCTAACGTCCTAATTTTTGCCttattgctttttttgtttttgatttcatcattcaacattaactttttaaataaaaaaggctttgtgattttcttaatttttttttatattggattaACCCAATCTCTTCACTTGGGCTATATGTTTTGCAGGTTAACATGAGTTGACTCGTCCATTATTACTTACATATCTATCACACTACCTCAGATTGACTtgatcctagttttttttttgtctatttctttttcaattatatacTTTTTCTAGGTTATCttggtcttttttaaaaaaaaatttatacgtTTATTATCATTGTcaatttttatcatctaattaaaataaaattaacttactAAACCCTATCAAGATTATAACTcaagtcatttgttttttatttatctaaaacaTGTTTACAGTgtttaaacatcattttttctACAGAGAAAAATACAAACCTACAACATATAACGTGCTAGTATCTAGTATTTttctattgttaattttcttgttgatatttgttaaattttgttCACTtagatttctttaaaaataaaacggatgtcaatatcaaataaataaataaaaatggatggTTAATGGTTAATTGAATGAATAACTATAAAACAGCATGTaagttatattatttgttttgttttaattactattgGTCCGTCATGTTATTCTATCAatagtttattaatttataatattttttactctagCGTTTGTAAATGATAGGTAACAACTTGTTACCAATCCACTTATCTTGACCAATTTTAAGTTGagttctaaaatatatattggaccaacacaaatgataaaattaggtTTCAAccctttaattcaaaattaggCACAAGAATAGGTTTCAATCCTTTTATTCAAAACTCttgttcactttttatttttatttttatttttatccatttccCTACATTTTAAAGGCTATAACCCTAAtatttgagaattataatttttattcacgCTATACATTACATCACAAACTCCAAATTTTTGGGAGTGTTTCGGAACGTGGtgcaaatcatattttttaaaatttaaaattttatttttgtttaaaataattttttttatattttcagatcatgtGCTGaggtttgaattgatttttaaaaaataaaaaaaaattattttaatatatttttaaataaaaaatactttaaattattataactaTCACAATTTCAAACTCATCCCTTGAATCCTCAGTGGAACCACAAagattttggattgattttctCATCCGGGAAGCTTGGAGGtatgctttcttttttatccattaAGCAAGACAGGGAGCTCGCTTTTCGTGAGGACTGAAGGTGAACGAGAACGGCTGTCGAGGAAAAGAACGGCCACCTCTTTTTAAGGGAATAGACCTAGAACATACGTTGGACACGAGGAGATTTTGAAGTGGCCGACATGGAATCTAACATGTGTTATTTGGACATTTTCACAGGTTTTTAGCTCCCTGTTTCCAATCCGGACAATAGAGTTGTTAAAACTTGGAGTTTTGGATTTTTCACTTTCTATCATAGTTGCCACCCCATTAGCGCAtgtttggtaattttttatttaaaaaatatattgccattattttttaaagattttttatttaatttttatattagtatgtcaaagttataaaaatcactaatttatatattttaaaatataaaatatttttaaaacacatataAACATAAGTACACAACATCAAATaagttttatatcatttaaaaagtgtttgagagtattgtaataattattttttaaaatatcttatatttgaacatacatcaaaataatatatttttattttttaaaattattttttatatcaatacattaaaacaattcaaaaatataaaacataattccAAATACAGCATTAATCACCTCATCAACTTGTGAGCTATCTGGTCACCCTTGATCAACAttactattgttttatttattgatattatccAACCAAGtttaaactaaatttaacaaagtcCACTGAGTCACTGGCTGAAAAGAAGACATATATCAATATCTATCGCTTGAAATATGAAAACCAATTCCcatggtggaaaaaaaaaaccgcacTTGAAAGATCCGGATGCACAACATTTCgaggaggggaaaaaaataaaaagaaagccaTGATGAAGAGGATAAACTTATCAGACGCAAGATAAACTTGGTTAGATATTAGGATATACACAATCAAAACAAATGGCATATCAACAAGTAAACTACTAGTACTATCAGCACCCAAGAAAAAACCTTCTACTCAAAAAGGATCTGCAGCTCAACAACAATTCCAAATCTCAACAGCAATAAAAATTGGCACTGGATCATGCTAGCACCTTTCTCAACATCTCCAGATATTCGTGGGAAGAAATCCGCAAAAACAACAAAGCTTCTTCAACCATAATAACAACATAGCTTCCACCATTTATCTAACTGCAAGAAAAATTTCAGGCTTTTACTTCAACCCCTGGCTAACATCACATCCAAGTGGTCCAGACTACCATTGGATGAAGATCCTTCCAGCCCAAAAGCTTTCTTCCCATTCCTGTCGCTGTAAAGATCTTCTTGTTTATATGGATGGTGATTGTGGGCAACCTGATGCAGATGGAGCATCGCAATCATGCTAACTGTGAATAAAGCAGCATTGCCCAATAGGCCACCAACATGATCCAATTTGAGGGATTTCTTTGCAAATTCAAAACTCGAAAGGAGAACTTTGATCACTGTGTTAGGCCTCTTCCCTTCACGCCTAATCAGGTTCTCACCTAATGGGCTTGTAGGAGAACCATAAAGGTTTTCAGGGGACACAAATTGACTTGCATCATGTACATCCCCGACAAATGCCAGAGCTTCTTCAATTACTTTGTACTTCTTACCATGGTGTTCAGCCAATCTCATAGCCAGAATAATCCTGCTTTGTTCTAGTCGAGCAATTGCAGCATCTATCTCAGCCCGCTGATGTATTTGTACTGTCTGCATAACAGAAGAAATGACATAAATATCCAATGATGCATGAGTATGAAATGTGAAGCAAAGAGTTCTACCAACATAAATTGAAGCATAAGAAACAAAAGCCAATATACTTGAGGGAGCATCACTATTGGCACCTAGAACAACTCAACCAAGCACTGTCCCAAACATTCTTCTCATTGTAGGACCAGATGACTTCCGTTTACTGTAATCAATCTTGCATGATTACCAGTTCTGACTCACTCCATTCTCTTTGAGACTACCAATTGAAGCTATGCTATCCCCAACATCAGCAGAGCTTATCTATCTAATTACAATCAGTCAGATATGTTTAGCGCCCCCCCCCCCTACCAATTGAAGCTATGCTATCCCCAACATCAGCAGAGCTTATCTATCTAATTACAATCAGTCAGATATGTTtagcgccccccccccccccccccccagaaTAACTGACCATTTGTGATCTGAAATGATTTCAGAAGGCTTTATTTGACCAGGCATTTCAGAAGTCCTTTTTGCCATTCAGATCTTCCTGGGGTTACCACTTCAACGCAGTCCTTAACACTCACATCTTCTCCAGTACCTCAATAGGTCCACTATATTCTTCTGACAGCACTTCGACCCACTCAGACCCTAAAAACTAGATTCACTTTTGCTGGACAATCGATGCACCATCGACAAAAGGGAACCTACTCCTTCATTGCAACCAGAAAACACAGAGCCGTGTCACGTTCTAACTATTTAGCATACTATCAAGGACAAAAGAGTCCTCTCCTCCACACTATCTCAAAGCATTCTTAACTGTAAAACAGTTGTATCCAAACAAGTTGTACACTACTTCTAGTCTTATTGAGTCTAGAAGGAACCAACACAATAATTATCAGATGCGTCTCACTTTCTCCAGTCCTTTCACATAAGTTCAACTCATTAAGCACCCCACAATATCAAAGCATGTCAGCAATCCACAAGCCTTACAATCAtctaattacaattataaaataaagaacactCTTTTGCCTAAATTTGATTAAGCTAGTCTGGTTCTCATAACAACCAATGCAGGCTAAATTAACaggaaaacaaatatcaaaatcgAGTCGCAACCAAATTTATCAAACAAGCAAAATGATCAAAATCACtcaaattaataacaataatttcatgaattctcataaaattaattaccaaacaATCAATAAATAGAAACCCTGGATTCAGATTTCTCTCCCTCCACCAATAATTTCACCAACCAATCATACCATACCCAAAACAAACCCACCAAAAGAAAAACCCCCCAAAAAAACTTCACAAATTCCCTTCATTTCCGACAAATTACTCGAAACCAAATAAAAcccacaaatacaaaaaaaaaaatcccatagaCCCAAAAACCAAACTCACATGAAAGAACTCCAATTGATCTTCAAGATTCTCGAGAGCAGTCCGAATAGAGTTAAGACTCTTAGCCTCTTGAATGGTCGACAAGTCGTTCCCATCAACTcgaaaatccttaaaaaaaacgaACCCAGATGCCCgattgttgctgttgctgttgttgtctTCAAATCCGACATCGTTTTCGTTGTTGAGCTtcttgttggtggtggtggtggtggttttgaGGGATTTGATTGAGTGGAGGAAGTGAGAGCGTGAAATTGAGTGAATAGCGTCGCTCAATTTGTCGTGTAAGTCCCATATTTTTTCTAGGACAGCTTCTATTTCTTCGAGCTCCATGTCCCATTTCATTTCattagagagaagaagagaagaaaaagggaagCAGGTAATCGAGAGGGAAAGAGGTTTTTTACTTGCACTCCAATTTTGGGTGCACTTAAATTTTGTAGGGGGGAAATGATTTTTGGGTGGGTTGGGGTTAGATAGGGCCCATTTCtttgtttaatcaatttttaccCATGCCTCTTTTAGCAAGtgctttattaaaaacaaataaaaaataaatttttaaatgataatatttttaaaatgtatattttaCTGTAATATTAAATacgtgttttttaaatatattaaaatattttttttttaatattaatacatcaaaactataaaaaatcaataaaaaaaattaatttatattttttaaaataaaacacactcaaaaacaaaaattattatacttCCAAACACCAACTTAATCATTATCTCTTAAATTGTGGTGAGTATTTGTTGAGACGGTAtgatttatattagaaaattattttttttattttaaattaaaataaaataaatgaaaaaaaaacttatcaatttaattttaattttaatttgattttatatttaagttCAATTTGAATTAATGAACCTTAGTTGAGCTAGTTTTTTACTGCTTTTGATTCACATTGCCTTTGTTTTATAAAAGGATCTTTagtttataatgaatttttttaattggtttggttcaatttcattcggttttttaagttattaaaatttaaacccaAACCAAACTGTTTTTTATAGGAGGAGACTTAGAATATGTTaggcagtgtggtagcggttacttttcaaataacttttcgtgctgaaatgcatgtaaatgatgtttttttattttttaaaattatttttgacatcagcacatcaaaacgatccaaaacatacaaaatcatattaaattttagcagaaaaaaaaaacctaatgtgtgttcatataattttatacattaacaaaataatcattGATCTATTTTCAATTCGCTGAGACAATTTGTACATGGCAACAATAAAAGGTGTGTTTGACATTGTATTTcagaagtgttttttaaaaaaattaaaattttttatttttttatttcaaattaatttttttttttgatattttcatattattttaatgtactgatgtcaaaaataatttttaaaaaataaaaaaatattatttgatgtgttttgaaatgaaaaacactttaaaaaacaaccgctaccacacttccaaacacacttgagtatattatttttatagtttatattttatattattattttagcatAATAGATTATTATGTCAACCTATATCATGTAGGTAtgatcaaggttgttaaaatcacgattttgacacggcacggaaaatacaaaacaaactcggatcgtaaaaacggatcgtaaaatcgtaaggaattttaaaatacattaacaaaaaattcatgcttcaaataaaaattcatacatatactatacaattaatttttttctaaaatcattCCATTATtccattaataaaatcaattccaTCATTCCATCATTACTAGATTTGCATTGCAGTGAAGAAGGTGTGAATATCATAATCAATTAATCATCACACATTTTCAATCTAGctacaacaaaaatatattacgTGTGgctttgaaaaaggaaaaagaaacgaACTCAATTCAAAAATGTATAAATGCATGAAGCAGAAAATTTTTTTGACTAACAATTATATCTATGAATTCCAACAACTGCAGTGAAGAAGCAGAAAAATTCTTTGATTAACAATTATATCTATAAATTCTAACAAGGTTCATACAACATCTACTCTCCATTATGCTAAACTTctcaagaaaagaaacttaTGACTATATATGAAGGGTTAGCACTACAACTCAAAGAATCTTGCAGATAAAAGAAGATGGAAAGCCTAAAGAATGAACAAGCAGTACAAATAAATAAGTATATTAGTACTTGATATCAGGATTTTGGACCAATAATCTGTCATGATCTACATAAGTTTGCAGTAACAGTTTCTTATAGGGAGAAGAATCTGATAGCCTTTGTCACAAAGACATTTGCAATGTATCATCAAGCATTCCCCAGTTCTCTTGTCGTCACAGATTCTTCACAACCTGTCACTGCATTACTTTCCATCAAACCGACAGTCCACGTatcaaaattttgaatatatCCTAGGAAACAAAATTCATCCCAGAGTTAAGGTCAGTGCAATAGCTAGGCAGACTGGAACACGTTACAATCTAACTTTGATTTTGATCCAAATTTTCATGGAAATGAACAAAGtggaaaattaaagataaatggTTGTACCTTGATTGCATTAGTGCTCTCTAGTTCAGTGATTTTACCATCTTCTTCATGATTTTCATGCAGTGGCTCTTCGTCTGCAGGCATTATAATTTCATCCCAGTATCCCACCACTGATTGATCTCCGTCATGTTGTTCCTCATTTTCTTCAGCCACTATTATTAAACACCAATTCCaaaattttcattataattagaCCCAATTATCTTAgagaacaattaaaattaacccaagaatccaaaaaagtaaaaaaaaaaaaaaaactcagataTCTACTTCTCTATAAGTATTTCAGAAACCCATTTTAATACTTCAGTGTGAGCTTACAACCATCAAGCCTTTGACTGTTAAAGCAGTAAATAGAGGGACAATGATGTGTTCTTCTCAACGTAAGGATTTCAAGTGGACGATGCAGGGAGTAAAAACGAGACAGAAAAAACCAGAGGCgagatagaaaaaacaaagcttggGAATAAATTCTTACCTTATTCTCGAAAGGAAGCAAAACCAGAGGCGCTGAGAGAGTGGAGAGTGAAAAGTGGAGatttaagataattaaattCAGAATTTCAGATCTTAAATATTCAGCAGACAATTAGTAAAAGTGGAGAGTAGAGAGTGGGAACAAGGGAAGGGGAAAGGGGGAACTGGGGAAGGGGAAAGGTGGAGGCGCTGCAGCTCTTTTATATTTCACGTGAAATCGTGAAATCGGTTCGTGTTTAACGTTTTTTCCGAGTTGAACCGATTTTATGCGAGTTTGACCGGGTTTGACTGATTTTACtggttttcaagttttaaacctgattttatacattttatatgttttgactcgtaaaatcgtacgattttacgagtcaaaacgcgATTTTGATAACCTTGGGTATGATTAAGGATTACTCTAATTAGTTATACTCCAAGATACAACTATGATtacactttatatttttaaattaaaaatattactttaatatttttaatttaaatatatatacatagacacacacacatagtCACACTCGTGTTTCTAAACGATgtcttgatatttataatttttttcattgcaagTCCTAGAGGTTTACTTCAccatttttctttattgtttttacaattttttttataaaattctttggattattttgaattgttataaGAATAATTGATagttgattattatattttattgatctcTTATATTTCACAAGTGGGGTGAAGTTTCTTGAAATAGTATCAAATAGTTTAGCCATGTTACATTCATAGCTGTGGAGATGCTAGCAAGCATATGCATGAGGCATTGCTACTAAGTAACTAAGTTAACTATGATTAACAAACATAGATTTCTTGTTATTAACTTataattttgtcaaaaataattatcttaatttatatcatatgtGATTGCCAAGGCTCGATTTTTCTAGTATAAGCTAGCAAAGGGACCCacatttgtttataaaaataaaccaatttttttcaatgttctcTTCTTCtggatttttaatgaaaaatgattAAGGATTACTCTATAAGATAGTTGTTTATAATGATTAaggattactatttttttttttggtattcaatgaaaaatttataatatttaaaataaaagttttttagttgttaaataaaaaataatagcaatcttgtaaataatcatgtatttttttgttatttttttgtgtgatgaTGTTAAATGTTAACACATGTATAAAGTTAGTTttctaaactataaaaaataattataaaatgtaccaaactaaaatatattaggGTTATTTTTCCTTGctaatatattgattttgaaaatgtatttttgtcaaattattgtcattaataaaatcatttttttaattaaaaaataaatatttaatttgtcaaaaaaattaatttttttggacattaaaattttataaaattatgattaaaataagaTATGATAATAGTATAAGCACATAGaattagaatattaaattagGAGGAAAGAAATGATATTAATACAAGGTGAACTCATTAGCTTTGGAATAAGTTCTTTAATCCAGTCAAAAtcatacatttaaaatattatatttgataataataaatcttacttagaaattaaaaattaaaaaaaaactaatattatatCAACCACACAGCCAAAAATAAAAGTCTAATAACCAAagccaaacaaaccctaaacaCATACTTTCACTTTCAGAAAAAACCGTCAACCAAACGTGGCCTAAGCAAAGACGCTGTGTTTTTATTCTATTAAAGAGAACGCTCTCCCTCTCTTCGTTTTCCTGCTCTCCAAGGAATCAGGAAGAACACAAAAATCCCGAAAAAATGCACTCTTTCCTTAAATAACTCCGAAAGCCCATTATTTTTTGAGCTCCAAACATCTCtttaatctactttttttttcttcttttttgagatGATGGGGTCAGAGATAACACGAAATCAATGGGAAGTAAACAATGATAGCAAGGGGCATGATTTATCATCGATGGTGGTTCTTCATGGCAGTCATGACCACGGTGGATTGGCTGAGAGAGGCTTCTGTGATGCGCAGGTGCAACGACAACCGAATGGAGCAGCAGCAGCTGCAACAACAACAGATTGGAATTTAGGGATCGGAGAAAGAGTTTTGTCTGCTGCTGGTGCTGCTTTTCTGTCTGCTATTGTTGTTAACCCTCTTGATGTTGTCaaggtaattaatttttcagtgatttatgtttattttttttattttgtttcatgggctt
This window contains:
- the LOC7489809 gene encoding plastid division protein PDV1, translating into MKWDMELEEIEAVLEKIWDLHDKLSDAIHSISRSHFLHSIKSLKTTTTTTNKKLNNENDVGFEDNNSNSNNRASGFVFFKDFRVDGNDLSTIQEAKSLNSIRTALENLEDQLEFFHTVQIHQRAEIDAAIARLEQSRIILAMRLAEHHGKKYKVIEEALAFVGDVHDASQFVSPENLYGSPTSPLGENLIRREGKRPNTVIKVLLSSFEFAKKSLKLDHVGGLLGNAALFTVSMIAMLHLHQVAHNHHPYKQEDLYSDRNGKKAFGLEGSSSNGSLDHLDVMLARG